The genomic DNA AAAATTCTTTTTGACGAACCATATTTGATCTCGGGAGACAAGTCTTTTTTGATTGTTACAAAGATCACGGCTTGGTACCAGTTCTGAAAAGTATTTTTTGATTCATCCGCATGTCCGTTCTGAATCTTATACTCTTTGTTCTCTTTTATGCAGGGCGTGAACCGGTCACCTCTACCGATCAGTTCTCAGACGACATCGGATGGATCATGGAGAATATACAGGAAAAAGTTATAGGCTCGGAAGAGAGCCTCGTCATATTTCATTCGGTCGAATATTACCTAAAGTCTGCTGAAAGATATGAGTGGTCCGACGAAATTCCTGAAGACATTAGAAAAAGATACGTCCTTTATCCGAGGCTTTCTCAGGAACCCCTTGAAGATTACAGGCCATTTTTTTATGATATCCTCGCCGACAGCCTTGACACCTGTCAAAACTCTGCTTCAGCCGCGGAGACAATATTCAGATGGTCTTCTTCTGTTTTGAAATTCAAACAGACGTCGAGGAGGGACCAGGGGCCTTTGGAGACTTATTATTCGGGTTACGGAAGGTGCGAAGAACTGATGATTTTTTCCGCGTCAGTCTGCAGGACATTCGGTATTCCGGCCCGGCAGGTTTATGTCCCTTATTGGTCTTTCACGGACAACAATCACGCATGGACGGAGGTTTTTGTCGGCGGAGAATGGCATTACATAGACGAAGGCGCCGTTCTCGATGAAACCTGGTTCAGCGATTATCTTGAAAAAACGGCTCTTGTTCTGGCCGTTTCGCCGGGAAGACCGGAAAATGAAGATATTGTCAGAGAGTACCATGACGCTTCGCTGATAAACAGAACTAGAAATTACGCTCCTTCGGGCGTTCTCTTATTTATTGTTACAGAAGACGGAGAACCAGCTGAAAGCGCGCGAGTGTCTGTGTGCGTTTATAATTGGGGCGCATTGAGGGAAATTGCCGGTGGATTCACGGGAAAAGACGGATTATATTCCTTGACCCTGGGTTTGGTGAGCGTGTTTGCTTTTTCTGAAAAAAAAGGAAAAACGGCATTCGGTATTTATACTCCGCTTGACTCCGACACCGTGCGTTGCCTTCTCGATCTGGGAACTTATTCCTGGACGGACACGTCGTTTTTTCTGAGGATCAAATGAAAATTTATTTATTTGCGGTTTTATTGTGTATGACGCAGATTTTATACCCTTCCAACGATGATATATTCGAAAGAGCCGGTGAAAAAGCGTTTAACGTCGCGTCTTTTCTGAATTCAATCGGCGACGATACAAAAGCCGGATACGCGCTCAATCTCCTTGAAATACTCGGCAGCATAGATCTTCTGGAATTTGATTCGGCGCTTTTCAGTGGCAATCTAGATTGTTCGATGGAATTACTCGCGAAAAAATCTTTACCCGATTCAATCTTTGTCAAATACCTGCTCGATTACAGAATATTTTTCGAACCGCCGTCATCATACAAACAATTACTCAAGGAGTTTTTTGAAAGTGAAACGGCAATCTCTGAAGACGCGATCACAACAGCTCGAGTTATAAACGACTGGACTCGTTCGTCTCTTTTAACTGATTCGTTTAACCTTCTGGGTCCAGGCAGATCCGTGATGCGAATTTTTTACGAAAAATCGGCTACCGAGAGAGAGACAAATATTTTTATTGTTGCCGCCCTGAGATCCCTCGGTTTTCCATCGAGACTCGTTTTTCTTCCGGCAGGGACAAAGATAGAAAAAAGCTACGAATGGATAGAGATATACGTCCCAAATTCCTGGGTGCCTTTTTATCCTGACGACGCCTCATTTTCGGGCGATTTTACTTACCCCGATGAAAAGTACGGAGTCAGCGCCGTTTATGCTTTTGGTGCCGGTGAAATTGAAATGCTGACAGAAAATTATGCATTGACTGGAACGGTTCAGGTTGAACCGGACTCTTTTTCAACGGACGTCTGCGATTATTCGATCGGCATTGTATGCGGAGGAGCCATAAAGGTTTTTGATTATTTCGATTTTCCGGATGAAGCCGATGAATTATTTTCAGCTCGCCTCGGAAGAGGGGAGTATTTGTTTGTAACCGGGTTGAGAGACGAGAGCGGTTCCGCGGCAGTAAATATGTTCACGTTTGACGTTGAGCCCGGAGAAACCGTGAAGATGGCCTTGGAACAGCCTGAATTTCCCGTGATCCGTGAAACCGATGAATTGCCCCCGCAAATATTCGAGCGCCTTTCCGCTCTTTCTTTGGAGACGCCCTGTGTAATAATTTGCGGAGATGTGGAATCCGAGCCGTTTGAGAGGATGCTTGAAATAATAACTCTGGAAGCTGAAAACGTCAGGATATACCTTCCCGATCCGGTTTTATTTCATTCTCTGGAACAGGAGGAATACGAACTTCTAATCGGAACAGATATTGAAACCCCTTTGATCGTCGGTTTATCATCTGATCCTGAAAAATGCTTTGTCAGGACAGGATTCAATCTCGGTATCGGTGAAAAACTTCGCGAATGGATAAAAACTCTCAGGGAGGAAAACAGATGAGACTTATGGTTACGGGAGGAGCCGGTTTTATCGGGTCTAACTATATAAGACAAAGGTTCATCAGGAATCCGTCCGATGAAATATTGAATTACGACCTTCTGACTTACGCAGGAAATCCTGAAAACCTGCGCGACATGGAAAAAAGCTCATACTCCTATGTATTCGAAAAAGGTGACATATGCGATTCTGAAAGAGTAAGAAGCGTTTTGAAGAACTTTAAACCCGAGGCTGTAATAAATTTCGCCGCGGAAAGTCACAACAGTTATTCCGTTCTTGACCCCGGTGTTTTTTTCAGAACAAACGCAATGGGAACCCAAAACTTGCTCGAATGCGCAAGGCTCGAGTACGTGGAGAGGTTCCATCACATTTCCACCTGTGAAGTTTACGGAGACATGGATTTAAATGACAACGGCTCGTTCACCGAGAGTTCTCCATACAGACCAAAGACAGTATATAA from candidate division WOR-3 bacterium includes the following:
- a CDS encoding transglutaminase domain-containing protein; translated protein: MKIYLFAVLLCMTQILYPSNDDIFERAGEKAFNVASFLNSIGDDTKAGYALNLLEILGSIDLLEFDSALFSGNLDCSMELLAKKSLPDSIFVKYLLDYRIFFEPPSSYKQLLKEFFESETAISEDAITTARVINDWTRSSLLTDSFNLLGPGRSVMRIFYEKSATERETNIFIVAALRSLGFPSRLVFLPAGTKIEKSYEWIEIYVPNSWVPFYPDDASFSGDFTYPDEKYGVSAVYAFGAGEIEMLTENYALTGTVQVEPDSFSTDVCDYSIGIVCGGAIKVFDYFDFPDEADELFSARLGRGEYLFVTGLRDESGSAAVNMFTFDVEPGETVKMALEQPEFPVIRETDELPPQIFERLSALSLETPCVIICGDVESEPFERMLEIITLEAENVRIYLPDPVLFHSLEQEEYELLIGTDIETPLIVGLSSDPEKCFVRTGFNLGIGEKLREWIKTLREENR